In Tachysurus vachellii isolate PV-2020 chromosome 1, HZAU_Pvac_v1, whole genome shotgun sequence, a genomic segment contains:
- the stk11 gene encoding serine/threonine-protein kinase STK11, with product MSGGESQHTGFLPDNELMGMDTFIHRIDSTEVIYQPRRKRAKLIGKYLMGDLLGEGSYGKVKEMLDSETLCRRAVKILKKKKLRRIPNGEANVKKEIQLLRRLQHKNVIQLVDVLYNEEKQKMYMVMEYCVCGMQEMLDSVPEKRFPVFQAHGYFCQLLDGLEYLHSQGIVHKDIKPGNLLLTTDGALKISDLGVAEALHPFAEDDTCRTSQGSPAFQPPEIANGLDTFSGFKVDIWSAGVTLYNITTSLYPFEGDNIYKLFENIGKGDYTIPEDCGPLLSDLLRGMLEYDPVKRFSIQQIRQHNWVRKKHPPSEPPVPIPPSAETRDIWRSMTVVPYLEDLHGYGDEEEDDEMFDGEDDIIYTQDFTVPGQVEEEEDEEEEEEQEEECGAVRSRAPVKPVCLNGTEPAALKPKPDRRSSSSSNPSRKGVFTASKIRKLSTCKQQ from the exons ATGAGCGGTGGGGAATCACAGCACACAGGCTTCCTGCCTGATAACGAGCTCATGGGCATGGACACTTTCATCCACCGCATCGACTCCACCGAGGTGATCTACCAGCCACGGCGCAAGCGCGCCAAGCTGATCGGGAAGTATCTGATGGGTGATCTGCTGGGTGAGGGATCTTACGGCAAGGTGAAGGAGATGCTGGACTCTGAGACTCTGTGTCGGCGAGCTGTGAAGATcctcaagaagaagaagctgaggAGAATCCCTAATGGAGAGGCCAATGTGAAAAA GGAAATTCAGCTGCTACGAAGACTACAGCATAAAAATGTGATCCAGTTGGTGGACGTGTTGTACAATGAAGAGAAGCAGAAAAT GTATATGGTAATGGAGTACTGCGTTTGTGGCATGCAGGAAATGTTGGACAGTGTTCCAGAGAAAAGGTTTCCAGTATTTCAAGCTCACGG gtACTTTTGCCAACTTTTGGATGGTCTTGAATATTTGCACAGCCAGGGAATTGTTCACAAAGACATTAAACCAGGGAATTTGCTGCTGACCACAGATGGCGCTTTAAAGATCTCCGACTTGGGCGTAGCAGAG GCTCTCCACCCGTTTGCGGAGGATGACACCTGTAGAACGAGTCAGGGCTCGCCGGCCTTCCAGCCACCCGAGATCGCCAACGGCTTGGACACCTTTTCAGGGTTCAAAGTGGACATCTGGTCTGCCGGGGTCACACT ctaCAACATAACGACAAGCCTGTATCCATTTGAGGGAGATAATATCTACAAGCTCTTTGAGAACATTGGGAAGGGAGACTACACTATTCCAGAGGATTGTGGGCCTCTGCTGTCTGACCTTCTGAGAG GAATGCTTGAATACGACCCTGTAAAGAGATTCTCAATACAGCAAATTAGGCAACACAA TTGGGTGAGGAAGAAACATCCGCCTTCCGAGCCGCCCGTGCCTATCCCACCCAGCGCTGAGACCCGTGACATTTGGAGGAGCATGACAGTGGTGCCCTATCTGGAGGATCTCCATGGTTAcggtgatgaggaggaggacgaTGAGATGTTTGACGGTGAGGATGACATCATCTATACTCAGGATTTCACAGTGCCAG GTCAggtggaagaggaggaagatgaagaagaggaggaggagcaggaggaagagTGCGGAGCGGTGCGGAGCCGTGCCCCGGTGAAGCCGGTTTGTTTGAACGGGACAGAACCGGCAGCACTGAAGCCCAAACCAGATCGACGCTCCAGCTCCTCATCCAACCCCTCACGTAAAGGCGTGTTCACAGCCAGCAAGATCCGCAAACTCTCCACCTGCAAACAGCAATGA